A window of the Haloquadratum walsbyi C23 genome harbors these coding sequences:
- a CDS encoding class I SAM-dependent methyltransferase, with protein MSVRQEFDQWANTGRDRGMEERHWHTAKYALSRMPIEDGETILDLGTGSGYALRALRETQDIGMSVGLDGSPKMVQNAREYTTDSLLSFIEGDFHQLPFADGAIDHIWSMEAFYYSQDPLQVLTEIRRVLRSGGKFFCAVNFFDESQHTHRWQDRISVDMQLWDQTQYREKFREAGLYIAEQDTIPDEETEIPPADDFPIEDWETREAMIDRYRTWGTLLTVGVAP; from the coding sequence ATGAGTGTCCGACAGGAGTTCGACCAATGGGCAAATACAGGAAGGGACCGCGGAATGGAAGAGCGACATTGGCACACGGCAAAATATGCATTATCACGCATGCCCATTGAGGATGGGGAAACCATTCTCGACCTTGGAACAGGGTCAGGATATGCCCTGCGTGCTCTTCGGGAAACACAGGATATCGGAATGAGTGTCGGTCTCGATGGAAGTCCAAAAATGGTACAGAATGCACGAGAATATACGACTGACTCGCTATTATCATTCATTGAGGGGGATTTTCATCAACTTCCATTCGCTGATGGAGCTATTGATCACATCTGGAGTATGGAAGCCTTCTATTATTCTCAGGACCCGCTTCAGGTACTTACTGAAATTCGGCGAGTACTCCGAAGTGGTGGGAAATTCTTCTGTGCAGTCAATTTCTTTGATGAATCACAACACACACACAGGTGGCAGGATAGAATCAGCGTCGATATGCAATTATGGGATCAGACACAATACCGAGAGAAGTTTCGTGAAGCTGGACTATACATTGCCGAACAGGACACAATACCCGATGAGGAAACTGAAATACCGCCAGCTGATGATTTTCCAATAGAAGACTGGGAGACTCGCGAGGCAATGATCGACCGCTACCGGACGTGGGGTACACTCCTCACAGTAGGTGTCGCGCCGTGA